The Micromonospora sp. NBC_00421 genome contains a region encoding:
- a CDS encoding alpha-ketoacid dehydrogenase subunit beta, with protein MPRLSYRKALTRALADEMTRDEAVFLLGEDIRVGASNVTPGLLKRFGPDRVLDTPLSEQAFTSFATGAALAGMRPVVEFQIPSLLFLVFEQIVNHAHKFPMMTGGQCAVPVTYLVPGSGSRTGWAGQHSDHPYSLFAHVGIVTVVPATPADAYGLLVSAIRHDDPVVVFAPAGALEVRDDVDFATLAPVPLGRGMVRRAGDDVTVVAVGHLVHDALAVAEELADQVSVEVFDPRTLYPFDIDALVDSVSRTGRLVVIDDSNRSCGIAAEIITSVLERVPLTAPPRRVTRPDGAVLPFSPALDRAVQPGRAALAAAIHHVTKDCP; from the coding sequence ATGCCCCGGCTGTCGTACCGCAAGGCGCTGACCCGGGCGCTTGCCGACGAGATGACCCGGGACGAGGCGGTGTTCCTGCTCGGGGAGGACATCCGGGTCGGCGCGTCCAATGTCACCCCGGGCCTGCTGAAGCGGTTCGGGCCGGACCGGGTGCTCGACACCCCGCTGTCGGAGCAGGCGTTCACCAGCTTCGCCACCGGGGCCGCGCTGGCCGGGATGCGACCGGTGGTGGAGTTCCAGATCCCGTCGCTGCTGTTCCTGGTCTTCGAGCAGATCGTCAACCACGCGCACAAGTTCCCGATGATGACCGGTGGGCAGTGCGCGGTGCCGGTCACCTACCTGGTGCCCGGGTCGGGTTCCCGGACGGGGTGGGCGGGGCAGCACTCCGACCACCCGTACTCGCTCTTCGCGCACGTCGGGATCGTCACCGTGGTGCCGGCCACCCCGGCCGACGCGTACGGGCTGCTGGTGTCGGCGATCCGGCACGACGACCCGGTGGTGGTCTTCGCCCCGGCCGGCGCGCTGGAGGTCCGCGACGACGTCGACTTCGCCACCCTCGCCCCGGTGCCGCTGGGCCGGGGAATGGTCCGGCGGGCCGGCGACGACGTCACAGTGGTCGCCGTGGGGCACCTGGTGCACGACGCGCTGGCCGTCGCCGAGGAGTTGGCCGACCAGGTGTCGGTGGAGGTGTTCGACCCACGCACGCTCTACCCGTTCGACATCGACGCCCTGGTCGACTCGGTGTCCCGCACCGGCCGGCTGGTGGTGATCGACGACTCCAACCGGTCCTGCGGCATCGCCGCCGAGATCATCACCTCGGTGCTGGAGCGGGTGCCGCTGACCGCGCCGCCGCGCCGGGTCACCCGACCGGACGGCGCGGTGCTGCCCTTCTCGCCCGCCCTCGACCGGGCCGTGCAGCCCGGCCGGGCCGCCCTCGCCGCCGCCATCCACCACGTGACCAAGGACTGTCCATGA
- a CDS encoding thiamine pyrophosphate-dependent dehydrogenase E1 component subunit alpha — translation MTDADPARLYRTVRLIRRFEERAIALVRSGHIVGGIHPYLGQEGIAAGVCAALGDGDLVTGTHRGHGHVLAKGADPARMMAELCGRETGLNRGRGGSMHAADLSIGVLGANAIVGASPAILTGAVWAHRQRGNPVLGASFFGDGAVNEGMLLEAFNLAALWRVPVLLVCENNGYATTMPVAGAVAGTITGRAEAFGIPAVVVDGQDPEAVRQVTAAAVARMRDGGGPELVEARTYRFDAHHTFEHSVRLDYRPPQEVADGRSRDPVAIQGARLSPADRATIDAEVEATLDAAVAFALAGPEPDPAGALDHLYASGLTGRGGS, via the coding sequence GTGACCGACGCCGACCCGGCCCGGCTCTACCGCACCGTACGGCTGATCCGCCGGTTCGAGGAGCGGGCCATCGCGCTGGTCCGCTCCGGGCACATCGTCGGCGGCATCCACCCCTACCTCGGTCAGGAGGGGATCGCCGCCGGCGTGTGCGCCGCGCTCGGCGACGGGGACCTGGTCACCGGCACCCACCGCGGGCACGGGCACGTCCTCGCCAAGGGTGCCGACCCGGCCCGGATGATGGCCGAACTGTGCGGCCGGGAAACCGGACTGAACCGGGGTCGGGGCGGCTCGATGCACGCGGCGGACCTGTCCATCGGGGTGCTCGGCGCCAACGCCATCGTCGGGGCGTCCCCGGCCATCCTCACCGGTGCGGTGTGGGCCCACCGGCAGCGCGGGAACCCCGTGCTGGGGGCGAGCTTCTTCGGCGACGGCGCGGTCAACGAGGGGATGCTGCTAGAGGCGTTCAACCTGGCCGCGCTCTGGCGGGTGCCGGTGCTGCTGGTCTGCGAGAACAACGGCTACGCCACCACCATGCCGGTGGCCGGCGCGGTCGCCGGCACCATCACCGGCCGGGCCGAGGCGTTCGGCATCCCGGCCGTCGTCGTCGACGGGCAGGACCCGGAGGCGGTCCGGCAGGTCACCGCCGCCGCCGTCGCGCGGATGCGCGACGGCGGCGGGCCGGAGCTGGTCGAGGCCCGCACCTACCGGTTCGACGCCCACCACACCTTCGAACACTCGGTACGCCTGGACTACCGCCCGCCGCAGGAGGTGGCCGACGGCCGGTCCCGGGACCCGGTGGCGATCCAGGGCGCCCGGCTTTCCCCGGCCGACCGGGCGACGATCGACGCGGAGGTGGAGGCCACCCTCGACGCGGCCGTCGCGTTCGCCCTGGCCGGCCCGGAACCGGACCCGGCCGGTGCGCTCGACCACCTGTACGCCAGTGGGCTGACCGGCCGGGGAGGTAGCTGA
- a CDS encoding DUF3050 domain-containing protein, which produces MSRYDWGKTHPGIERLEKAVTDRRDVVVKHPLYANLDTHESLVTFMEHHVFAVWDFMSLLKSLQRQLTCVTVPWIPTGPTGSRRLINDIVMVEESDELGEGFISHFELYVRGMGEAGADTGAVDRLVALLRAGSSVTDALVEAGVPEPSRAFAATTWKIIESTPVHCQAAAFAFGREDLIPDMFTQVVAVNERSNRLHTFVDYLERHIEVDGEQHTPMAMQMLADLCGDDDVKWQECADTVNLALTARAQLWDDILAAVKEGRDR; this is translated from the coding sequence ATGTCACGGTACGACTGGGGTAAGACACACCCGGGCATCGAGCGGCTGGAGAAGGCGGTGACCGACCGCCGGGACGTGGTGGTCAAGCACCCGCTCTATGCCAATCTGGACACCCACGAATCACTTGTCACCTTCATGGAGCACCACGTCTTCGCGGTCTGGGACTTCATGTCCCTGCTGAAGTCGTTGCAGCGGCAGCTCACCTGCGTCACCGTGCCGTGGATCCCCACCGGGCCGACCGGCAGCCGCCGGTTGATCAACGACATCGTGATGGTGGAGGAGAGCGACGAGCTGGGCGAGGGCTTCATCAGCCACTTCGAGCTGTACGTCCGGGGGATGGGTGAGGCGGGCGCGGACACCGGTGCCGTCGACCGGCTGGTCGCGCTGCTGCGCGCCGGCTCGTCGGTGACCGACGCGCTGGTCGAGGCCGGGGTGCCGGAGCCGTCGCGGGCCTTCGCCGCCACCACCTGGAAGATCATCGAGTCGACCCCGGTGCACTGCCAGGCCGCCGCGTTCGCGTTCGGCCGGGAGGACCTGATCCCCGACATGTTCACCCAGGTCGTCGCGGTCAACGAGCGCAGCAACCGGCTGCACACCTTCGTCGACTACCTGGAGCGGCACATCGAGGTCGACGGCGAGCAGCACACCCCGATGGCGATGCAGATGCTCGCCGACCTGTGCGGCGACGACGACGTCAAGTGGCAGGAGTGCGCCGACACGGTCAACCTGGCGTTGACCGCCCGCGCGCAGCTCTGGGACGACATCCTCGCCGCCGTCAAGGAGGGCCGCGACCGGTGA
- a CDS encoding phytanoyl-CoA dioxygenase family protein, translating to MTTTHPGLTVEEEALLPSDSDVRHYAEHGWYLSEKLLTDDEVDALTAATDRYYDGERDRTLPVRPPKLAYWEPSKGPVQRHNDYVHVEHDGIAAILRKPLIGAVAARLAQADEIRIFQSTLIYKPPISGEPSNIVPWHFDKHYWSSSSSEKMLTAFIPFHDCGEEMGTITMVDGSHRWSEIGANDTVVRHFAERDRDQLEEMLAENAAHNGAQIRKIPMVIPKGHLSFHHCRTYHGSGANVSGRPRRAISLHLQDGDNAHREFPLSDGTLAAYNHDVLVRRTPEGRPDYADPDYCPVIWRERAQQGG from the coding sequence ATGACCACGACACATCCGGGGCTGACCGTCGAGGAGGAGGCGCTGCTGCCGTCCGACTCCGACGTGCGGCACTACGCCGAGCACGGCTGGTACCTGTCGGAGAAGCTGCTCACCGACGACGAGGTGGACGCCCTGACCGCGGCCACCGACCGCTACTACGACGGCGAGCGGGACCGCACCCTGCCGGTACGCCCGCCGAAGCTCGCCTACTGGGAGCCGTCGAAGGGGCCGGTGCAGCGGCACAACGACTACGTCCACGTCGAGCACGACGGCATCGCCGCGATCCTGCGTAAGCCGCTCATCGGCGCGGTGGCGGCCCGGTTGGCGCAGGCCGACGAGATCCGGATCTTCCAGTCCACGCTGATCTACAAGCCGCCGATCTCCGGTGAGCCGTCGAACATCGTGCCCTGGCACTTCGACAAGCACTACTGGTCGTCCTCGTCGTCGGAGAAGATGCTCACCGCGTTCATCCCGTTCCACGACTGCGGGGAGGAGATGGGCACCATCACCATGGTCGACGGCTCGCACCGGTGGTCGGAGATCGGCGCGAACGACACGGTGGTCCGGCACTTCGCCGAGCGCGACCGCGACCAGCTGGAGGAGATGCTGGCCGAGAACGCGGCGCACAACGGCGCGCAGATCCGCAAGATCCCGATGGTGATCCCCAAAGGGCACCTCAGTTTCCACCACTGCCGCACCTACCACGGCAGCGGCGCCAACGTCAGCGGACGCCCCCGTCGGGCCATCTCGCTGCACCTGCAGGACGGCGACAACGCCCACCGGGAGTTCCCGCTCTCCGACGGCACCCTCGCCGCGTACAACCACGACGTGCTGGTCCGCCGTACCCCCGAGGGTCGGCCGGACTACGCGGACCCCGACTACTGCCCGGTCATCTGGCGCGAGCGCGCCCAGCAGGGAGGCTGA
- the hppD gene encoding 4-hydroxyphenylpyruvate dioxygenase — MDIRGIDHIELYVGDARQAAFYFGTAVGFTLRGQGGPETGLAGQRSLLLGQADIRMVLTSGLTAEHPASTYVSRHGDGIAVVAVEVGDAAGAYAELVERGATPVTPPRTWTGADAEVVTAEVGGFGDVLHRLVERRGDRADFLPGAIEATPPGGVDQRLLAEIDHLAVCVPPGQLDDTVAHYERVFGFAQIFEEHIEVAGQAMNSKVVQDASGRVTLVLLEPDAGRRPGQIDAFLTEHHGAGVQHLGLRTDDIVGAVGALGARGVRFAGTPAAYYDDLERRVGKVDAPLDRLRDLSILVDADHGGQLLQIFTESMHVRRTLFLELIERRGARTFGSGNIRALYEAKERELAVAGATPAVAAGTARGVGA, encoded by the coding sequence ATGGACATTCGCGGAATAGACCACATCGAACTGTACGTGGGAGACGCCCGACAGGCGGCCTTCTACTTCGGAACCGCCGTCGGCTTCACCCTGCGTGGGCAGGGTGGGCCGGAGACCGGGTTGGCGGGGCAGCGTTCCCTGCTGCTGGGGCAGGCCGACATCCGGATGGTGCTGACCTCCGGGCTCACCGCCGAGCATCCGGCCTCGACGTACGTGTCCCGGCACGGCGACGGGATCGCGGTGGTGGCGGTGGAGGTCGGCGACGCCGCCGGGGCGTACGCGGAGCTGGTGGAGCGGGGTGCGACGCCGGTGACGCCGCCGCGCACCTGGACCGGCGCGGACGCCGAGGTGGTGACCGCCGAGGTGGGCGGCTTCGGTGACGTGCTGCACCGGCTGGTGGAGCGGCGCGGCGACCGGGCCGACTTCCTGCCCGGCGCGATCGAGGCGACCCCGCCCGGCGGGGTCGACCAGCGGCTGCTCGCCGAGATCGACCACCTGGCGGTCTGCGTGCCACCCGGTCAGCTCGACGACACCGTCGCGCACTACGAGCGGGTGTTCGGCTTCGCGCAGATCTTCGAGGAGCACATCGAGGTCGCCGGTCAGGCGATGAACTCCAAGGTGGTCCAGGACGCCTCCGGGCGGGTCACCCTGGTGTTGCTGGAACCGGACGCCGGTCGGCGGCCCGGCCAGATCGACGCGTTCCTCACCGAGCACCACGGCGCCGGGGTGCAGCACCTCGGGTTGCGCACCGACGACATCGTCGGCGCGGTCGGTGCGCTCGGGGCGCGCGGGGTGCGGTTCGCCGGCACCCCGGCCGCCTACTACGACGACCTGGAACGGCGGGTCGGCAAGGTCGACGCGCCACTGGACCGGCTGCGGGACCTGAGCATCCTGGTCGACGCCGACCACGGCGGGCAGCTGTTGCAGATCTTCACCGAGTCGATGCACGTCCGCCGCACCCTGTTCCTCGAGTTGATCGAGCGGCGGGGGGCGCGCACCTTCGGCAGCGGCAACATCCGGGCGCTGTACGAGGCCAAGGAACGGGAGCTGGCCGTGGCGGGGGCGACCCCCGCCGTCGCGGCCGGCACGGCACGAGGAGTTGGGGCATGA
- a CDS encoding beta-ketoacyl-[acyl-carrier-protein] synthase family protein: MTVVITGMGLFSPVGRGVEATFDALTSGRSGLSRPPEGHPARDSLEVAGVLPPIDPRTVATGPETRVLDRVVVFALLTAADALSDAGIEVGRDVDPGRIGVIVGGVGGMATLESQVIARTARGRSAVSPYLLTGILPNMASARIAIAHGIRGYSSAVGTACASGAQAVADAARLIRAGEADVVLCGASEAPLFPTFADTFGNARALARGWADPTEASRPFDRRRNGFVLAEGAALLVLERAGHAAARGARTYAEVAGYGTTTDAHHPTMPRPDGEGAADCMRAALHSANVAPAEVGYVNAHGTGTGLGDIAESAALGKVFGVGGVPVSSTKALTGHLLGASGVVETAACALALGAGLLPPTYHLDDPDPDCPADHVRDTPRPTGTDLALTNSFGFGGQNVSLLLRRTTGAGARPVGPGR, translated from the coding sequence ATGACCGTCGTGATCACCGGGATGGGGCTGTTCAGCCCCGTCGGGCGGGGGGTGGAGGCCACCTTCGACGCGTTGACAAGCGGGCGATCCGGGCTGAGCCGACCGCCCGAGGGGCACCCGGCCCGGGACTCGTTGGAGGTCGCCGGGGTGCTCCCGCCGATCGACCCGCGCACCGTCGCCACCGGCCCGGAGACCAGGGTGCTCGACCGGGTGGTGGTGTTCGCCCTGCTCACCGCCGCCGACGCGCTCTCCGACGCGGGCATCGAGGTGGGCCGGGACGTCGACCCGGGCCGGATCGGCGTCATCGTGGGCGGGGTCGGCGGGATGGCCACCCTGGAGAGCCAGGTGATCGCCCGGACCGCCCGGGGTCGTTCGGCGGTCAGCCCGTACCTGCTGACCGGGATCCTGCCGAACATGGCCTCGGCGCGGATCGCCATCGCCCACGGCATCCGGGGTTACAGCTCGGCCGTCGGCACGGCCTGCGCCTCCGGGGCCCAGGCGGTCGCCGACGCGGCCCGGCTGATCCGGGCCGGCGAGGCCGACGTGGTGCTCTGCGGGGCCAGCGAGGCGCCGCTCTTCCCGACCTTCGCCGACACCTTCGGCAACGCCCGCGCGCTGGCCCGCGGCTGGGCCGACCCGACCGAGGCGAGCCGGCCGTTCGACAGGCGGCGCAACGGGTTCGTGCTCGCCGAGGGGGCCGCCCTGCTGGTCCTGGAACGGGCCGGGCACGCCGCCGCCCGGGGTGCCCGGACGTACGCGGAGGTGGCCGGCTACGGCACCACCACCGACGCCCACCACCCGACCATGCCCCGGCCCGACGGCGAGGGGGCGGCCGACTGCATGCGTGCCGCCCTGCACAGCGCGAACGTCGCACCGGCCGAGGTCGGCTACGTCAACGCCCACGGCACCGGCACCGGACTCGGTGACATCGCCGAGAGCGCCGCGCTGGGGAAGGTCTTCGGCGTCGGTGGGGTGCCGGTCAGCTCCACCAAGGCGCTCACCGGGCACCTGCTCGGCGCGTCCGGGGTGGTGGAGACGGCCGCCTGCGCGTTGGCGCTGGGCGCCGGTCTGCTGCCCCCGACCTACCACCTGGACGATCCGGACCCGGACTGCCCGGCGGACCACGTCCGGGACACCCCCCGGCCCACCGGGACCGACCTCGCGCTCACCAACTCGTTCGGATTCGGCGGGCAGAACGTGAGCCTGCTGCTGCGGCGTACCACCGGGGCCGGCGCCCGGCCCGTCGGGCCGGGGAGGTGA
- a CDS encoding AMP-binding protein, whose protein sequence is MTGTRGPGPGIAPGRPAGHGVPRVLAQARWPEPGDGPPPPLPGFVHSTFAPLVAAVAGRCLDRRPAPVPAGARCAVVLVSAAGDRPSATHVRSTVAAGGRVGPLFFFQSVPNSVAGQVAARWGLTGPVVCLSPTGDPGADATAEAELLLYDGDADEALLVLIEQAPDATPTGAVAVLLGGRRQSMRTRGLRGALAADPQLGAGNVLARVLAHGADPQGPGLTFDTPVDGYPAGQPLTLGRLDERVAARAAWLHARGVQPRDPVAVWATAAADMVLSFLALTRLGAIPALMNGKLRPEIAAEYIRRLRGVGVLADAAHTDLLAGHDPGVPVLGTPEEAGTGDPAQAPAHYRHHPDDPIVITHTSGTTGVPKAVLHSHASLFAATRHLLSMPQAQGTHRILNALPAPHTATVLMVNQALGNRAEMFLLSEQGGERVLDAIQRWRPDGVFGFSMTWAELARFDLTGYDLDSVRLWFNTGDCSHEPHVRRLVAVGSRDVFTRQGVTRVPGSVFIDGLGSSEMGHSMFHITHTVDTDRYGRCVGRPYRFARVAVLDAEGNELPPGQVGFLGVDSPSLFRGYWNDSVTSYRFRLRGWYLTGDLVRADADGRYYHLDRAVDSVALPDGRRYFTALSEERILAACPDVTDCTVLIVADGDTVTTDVLLELAAGADPATDRTAAIRAALGADVGATLRRVVPVRADDIPVTVTGKVRKVALRERYLAESSS, encoded by the coding sequence GTGACCGGCACGCGCGGCCCGGGGCCCGGGATCGCCCCGGGCCGTCCGGCCGGCCACGGCGTACCCCGGGTGCTGGCGCAGGCGCGCTGGCCGGAGCCGGGCGACGGGCCACCACCGCCGCTGCCCGGCTTCGTGCACTCGACGTTCGCGCCGCTGGTCGCGGCGGTGGCCGGGCGGTGCCTGGACCGTCGCCCCGCCCCGGTGCCGGCCGGGGCCCGGTGCGCGGTGGTGCTGGTCAGCGCCGCCGGTGACCGGCCCAGCGCCACGCACGTCCGGTCCACGGTCGCCGCCGGGGGGCGGGTCGGTCCGCTGTTCTTCTTCCAGTCGGTGCCCAACAGCGTCGCCGGGCAGGTCGCCGCGCGCTGGGGACTGACCGGCCCGGTGGTGTGCCTCAGCCCGACCGGCGACCCCGGTGCCGACGCCACCGCCGAGGCGGAACTGCTGCTGTACGACGGCGACGCCGACGAGGCGTTGCTGGTCCTGATCGAACAGGCACCCGACGCGACGCCCACCGGTGCGGTCGCGGTGCTGCTGGGGGGGAGGAGACAGTCAATGAGGACGAGGGGACTGCGGGGTGCGCTCGCCGCCGACCCGCAACTCGGCGCCGGCAACGTGCTGGCCCGGGTGCTGGCCCACGGCGCGGACCCGCAGGGACCGGGCCTGACCTTCGACACCCCGGTCGACGGGTACCCCGCCGGGCAGCCGCTCACCCTGGGCCGGCTCGACGAGCGGGTCGCCGCGCGGGCCGCCTGGCTGCACGCCCGGGGGGTGCAGCCCCGTGACCCGGTCGCCGTCTGGGCCACCGCCGCCGCCGACATGGTGCTGAGCTTCCTGGCGCTGACCCGGCTCGGCGCGATCCCGGCGCTGATGAACGGCAAACTGCGCCCGGAGATCGCCGCCGAGTACATCCGCCGGTTGCGCGGTGTCGGGGTGCTCGCCGACGCGGCGCACACCGACCTGCTGGCCGGGCACGACCCGGGCGTACCGGTGCTGGGCACCCCGGAAGAGGCCGGCACCGGCGACCCGGCGCAGGCCCCCGCCCACTACCGGCACCACCCCGACGACCCGATCGTCATCACCCACACCTCCGGCACCACCGGGGTGCCCAAGGCGGTGCTGCACTCGCACGCCAGCCTCTTCGCCGCCACCCGGCACCTGCTGTCCATGCCGCAGGCACAGGGCACCCACCGGATCCTCAACGCGCTGCCCGCCCCGCACACCGCGACGGTGCTCATGGTCAACCAGGCGCTGGGCAACCGGGCGGAGATGTTCCTGCTGTCCGAGCAGGGCGGCGAGCGGGTCCTCGACGCCATCCAGCGGTGGCGGCCCGACGGGGTCTTCGGCTTCTCGATGACCTGGGCCGAACTGGCCCGCTTCGACCTGACCGGGTACGACCTGGACTCGGTGCGGCTGTGGTTCAACACCGGCGACTGCTCGCACGAGCCACACGTACGCCGCCTCGTCGCGGTCGGCTCGCGGGACGTGTTCACCAGGCAGGGCGTCACCCGGGTCCCCGGGTCGGTCTTCATCGACGGGCTGGGCTCCAGCGAGATGGGGCACTCGATGTTCCACATCACGCACACCGTCGACACCGACCGGTACGGCCGCTGCGTGGGCCGACCCTACCGGTTCGCCCGGGTGGCCGTCCTGGACGCCGAGGGCAACGAGCTGCCCCCCGGCCAGGTCGGTTTCCTCGGCGTCGACTCGCCGTCGCTGTTCCGGGGCTACTGGAACGACTCGGTCACCAGCTACCGGTTCCGGCTGCGCGGCTGGTACCTCACCGGTGACCTGGTGCGCGCCGACGCCGACGGCCGCTACTACCACCTGGACCGGGCGGTGGACTCGGTGGCGCTGCCCGACGGGCGGCGCTACTTCACCGCGCTGTCCGAGGAGCGGATCCTCGCCGCCTGCCCCGATGTCACCGACTGCACCGTGCTGATCGTCGCCGACGGCGACACGGTCACCACCGACGTGCTGCTGGAGCTGGCCGCCGGGGCCGACCCGGCGACCGACCGCACCGCGGCGATCCGGGCCGCGCTCGGGGCGGACGTCGGCGCGACCCTGCGCCGGGTGGTGCCGGTACGCGCCGACGACATCCCGGTCACCGTCACCGGCAAGGTCCGCAAGGTGGCACTGCGGGAGCGCTACCTCGCCGAGTCGTCGTCATGA
- a CDS encoding beta-ketoacyl-[acyl-carrier-protein] synthase family protein encodes MVERASVTISGTYAVSAFGRGVDPLLAGVLSGIPAFRPVRRFDTTGRRVTVAATRPDVSTLPQELADAVDAACDAARLDPAQRAGSALFLATHGGPATLPGPFTDDRPVADADDPWWADGERAEAGPAWPELPTLAGRLARRCGLGGPTRVYTTACVSASSAVADAAATIRRGDTDRVVVVAGYLVEPDQFALFDAGRALAADGAVRPFSTGRQGLLLGDGVAAVVLESTAALRARGGSPVATLVGWGRAGDAHHPCQPDPQGGGLSRAIGAALHRAGLPAAAVGYVNANATGTGFSDASEAAALRLTLGEQAGQVPVSSTKALHGHALEASGLLELVVTVAALRHGKLPVNAGWLGPDPACPLDVITAAPRPVTSRYALSLNAAFGGANTALLVGTP; translated from the coding sequence ATGGTTGAGCGGGCATCCGTCACGATCTCCGGCACGTACGCGGTAAGCGCCTTCGGTAGGGGGGTGGACCCACTGCTGGCCGGGGTGCTGTCCGGGATACCCGCGTTCCGGCCGGTCCGCCGGTTCGACACCACCGGTCGCCGGGTGACCGTCGCGGCCACCCGGCCCGACGTGTCGACCCTGCCGCAGGAACTGGCCGACGCGGTCGACGCGGCCTGCGACGCGGCCCGGCTCGATCCGGCGCAACGGGCCGGGTCGGCGCTGTTCCTGGCCACCCACGGCGGCCCGGCCACCCTGCCCGGCCCGTTCACCGACGACCGCCCGGTCGCGGACGCCGACGACCCGTGGTGGGCCGACGGCGAGCGGGCCGAGGCCGGTCCGGCCTGGCCGGAGCTGCCGACGCTGGCCGGTCGGCTGGCCCGGCGGTGCGGGCTCGGCGGCCCGACCCGGGTCTACACCACCGCCTGCGTCTCGGCGAGCAGCGCGGTGGCCGACGCCGCCGCGACGATCCGCCGGGGGGACACCGACCGGGTCGTGGTGGTCGCCGGTTACCTGGTGGAGCCGGACCAGTTCGCGCTCTTCGACGCCGGCCGGGCGCTCGCCGCCGACGGAGCGGTCCGTCCGTTCAGCACCGGGCGGCAGGGGCTGCTGCTCGGTGACGGGGTGGCCGCGGTGGTGCTGGAGTCCACCGCCGCGCTGCGCGCCCGGGGCGGCAGCCCGGTGGCGACGCTGGTCGGGTGGGGGCGGGCCGGCGACGCCCACCACCCCTGCCAGCCCGACCCGCAGGGCGGGGGGCTGTCCCGGGCGATCGGTGCGGCGCTGCACCGCGCCGGATTGCCCGCCGCAGCGGTCGGCTACGTCAACGCCAACGCCACCGGTACCGGGTTCAGCGACGCCTCCGAGGCGGCGGCGCTGCGCCTGACCCTCGGCGAGCAGGCCGGGCAGGTGCCGGTCAGCTCCACCAAGGCGCTGCACGGGCACGCGCTCGAGGCGTCCGGCCTGCTCGAACTGGTGGTCACCGTGGCGGCGCTGCGACACGGGAAGCTGCCGGTCAACGCCGGTTGGCTCGGCCCCGACCCGGCCTGCCCGCTGGACGTGATCACCGCCGCGCCCCGCCCGGTCACCAGCCGGTACGCGCTCAGCCTCAACGCCGCCTTCGGCGGCGCGAACACCGCCCTGCTGGTGGGTACGCCGTGA
- a CDS encoding acyl carrier protein, protein MSGQPDLGRADLVSMLAELTGKPVDQVPHRVGSMELAWLVHLVEQRYGVRMDLTDDQLAGIRTVDDALAVFHTSLTASADG, encoded by the coding sequence ATGTCCGGTCAGCCCGACCTGGGGCGAGCTGACCTGGTGAGCATGCTCGCCGAACTGACCGGCAAGCCCGTCGACCAGGTGCCGCACCGGGTCGGCTCGATGGAGCTGGCCTGGCTGGTGCACCTCGTCGAACAACGCTACGGCGTGCGGATGGACCTCACCGACGACCAGCTCGCCGGCATCCGTACCGTCGACGACGCCCTGGCCGTGTTCCACACGTCCCTGACCGCCTCCGCTGATGGTTGA
- a CDS encoding acyl carrier protein, whose translation MRDEVRTFVIEQLQDMNYDVEGIDDATTLGPSGVDLESLALSDLSVRVEDRYGLRFADDESEKLALMTVGEFTTMVADRVAGATTDHR comes from the coding sequence ATGCGAGACGAGGTCCGCACCTTCGTCATCGAGCAGCTCCAGGACATGAACTACGACGTCGAGGGGATCGACGACGCCACCACCCTCGGCCCGTCCGGGGTGGACCTGGAGTCCCTCGCCCTGTCCGACCTGTCCGTCCGGGTGGAGGACCGGTACGGGCTGCGGTTCGCCGACGACGAGTCGGAGAAGCTGGCCCTGATGACGGTGGGGGAGTTCACCACCATGGTCGCCGACCGGGTCGCCGGGGCGACCACCGACCACCGGTGA